One Caldisericaceae bacterium DNA segment encodes these proteins:
- the murJ gene encoding murein biosynthesis integral membrane protein MurJ: MDKKRILRKQTIKEAAIISSVIAFLSKIVGYVRDMLTAKYFGTSPQMDAFEVALIIPNMLLGLFATGAQTIIIRLYGEKKEEKKEKILVNQIFFIYSIVLMLLTLLLILFSPFFVKIVASGFTSLRLSYASNFVKVLAIFGYLNVMAGFLTGVFQAEKQFLYPALTGLIANIVIPITIVLLTPSIGIYSRVLGQDFFGFVYFLMLFSFLFFRWKFFRIYNLNNIEWPLIKEFTNLMLPAVVVSGLSVLYQIIDKTVASYLPYGAIASLSYAQTVFLIPYSLITLSINAAVYPTLSQHAISNNSKSYMHLFKKAFFVLVFVNIPFTVFFVVWAPAIVRVIFQRGAFNEQSALLTQANVSMYSLGLLGISLADLFRRAFFSFKDTKTPMRISLVSVFLNLVLDIVFAKFMGAPGIALATTLVTYVSLVQYILYGKGKNYFERHFINYLAKETGKGLLSGLVIGILAYFMNFFIPLKEHALKVFFISIGFGAILFIIYVVIGLLLKGEMFKIAFNYTLNFLSNVKDSLGGKNENCNWK, encoded by the coding sequence ATGGATAAAAAAAGAATACTTAGAAAGCAGACAATTAAAGAAGCAGCAATTATATCCTCTGTTATTGCCTTCTTAAGCAAAATCGTTGGTTATGTAAGGGATATGCTTACTGCAAAATACTTTGGCACATCCCCTCAGATGGACGCTTTTGAAGTTGCATTAATCATCCCTAATATGCTCCTTGGGCTGTTTGCAACTGGTGCACAGACAATTATCATAAGGCTTTACGGAGAAAAAAAGGAAGAAAAAAAAGAAAAAATCCTTGTAAACCAGATATTCTTCATTTATAGTATTGTTTTAATGTTATTAACGCTTCTTTTGATTCTCTTTAGTCCATTTTTTGTAAAGATAGTTGCTTCAGGTTTTACTTCCTTAAGGTTATCTTACGCATCTAACTTTGTGAAAGTCCTTGCGATTTTTGGGTATTTGAATGTCATGGCAGGTTTCCTTACGGGTGTTTTTCAAGCAGAAAAGCAATTTTTGTATCCTGCATTAACAGGCCTCATTGCAAATATTGTTATACCTATTACCATTGTTTTACTTACACCTTCAATTGGCATATACAGTAGAGTTTTAGGGCAGGACTTCTTTGGTTTTGTTTACTTTCTCATGCTTTTTTCTTTTCTGTTCTTTAGGTGGAAGTTCTTTAGAATATACAATTTAAACAACATTGAGTGGCCCTTAATAAAAGAGTTTACAAATCTTATGCTACCTGCAGTAGTTGTTTCAGGGTTAAGCGTTCTTTACCAGATCATCGATAAAACTGTTGCATCTTATCTTCCATATGGAGCGATTGCTTCGCTTTCTTATGCACAAACTGTGTTTCTTATTCCTTACTCTCTTATTACTCTTTCAATTAATGCTGCTGTATACCCAACACTTTCACAACATGCAATATCAAACAATAGTAAAAGTTACATGCACCTATTTAAAAAAGCATTTTTTGTCTTGGTTTTTGTAAATATACCCTTTACAGTTTTCTTTGTTGTGTGGGCACCTGCGATTGTAAGGGTAATTTTTCAAAGAGGGGCTTTTAATGAACAATCTGCACTTTTAACTCAAGCAAATGTTTCCATGTATTCGTTGGGTCTTTTGGGGATTTCACTTGCAGATTTATTTAGAAGGGCTTTTTTCTCTTTTAAGGATACAAAAACACCCATGCGTATTAGTTTGGTTAGTGTTTTTTTGAATTTGGTCCTTGATATAGTCTTTGCAAAGTTCATGGGAGCTCCCGGTATTGCTCTTGCAACAACACTGGTAACTTATGTGAGTTTAGTTCAGTACATACTCTACGGGAAAGGTAAAAACTATTTCGAAAGGCATTTTATTAATTACCTTGCTAAAGAGACAGGTAAAGGCCTATTATCTGGTTTAGTTATTGGTATCTTAGCGTATTTTATGAACTTTTTTATACCCTTAAAAGAGCATGCCTTAAAAGTATTTTTTATTAGTATTGGTTTTGGTGCAATTCTTTTTATAATCTATGTAGTAATTGGCTTACTTTTAAAAGGCGAGATGTTTAAAATTGCTTTTAATTATACTCTCAACTTTTTATCGAATGTAAAAGACTCTTTAGGAGGAAAAAATGAAAATTGCAATTGGAAGTGA
- the ispH gene encoding 4-hydroxy-3-methylbut-2-enyl diphosphate reductase codes for MHRRVRAPTIILGTTGFCSGVESAVSKVENLTKAYRNVYTLDAILHNETEMERLRSLGVKEVRENDSNEIIVLPAHGATESEINALEKRFKKIVDVTCPFVLRTENLIRMLKESGYKIVIVGEKHHRETRVLSSIAEDKLLLVASSMEELETFENEVFPKVALLSQSTISKDLVMKVSEFFLRHSFEFRFFDTICPETVKRQNEAYDIAKRVDCVIVVGGKNSSNTRRLVEIASSVNKNTYFLEDALELNFNELAKCSSIGILSGTSTPPYIIKEIIDKLNNLSLP; via the coding sequence ATGCATAGAAGAGTTAGAGCACCTACCATAATTTTAGGCACAACTGGTTTTTGCTCGGGAGTTGAGAGCGCCGTTTCAAAGGTAGAAAACCTTACAAAAGCCTACAGAAATGTTTATACACTTGATGCTATACTTCATAACGAGACTGAGATGGAGAGGTTGAGGTCTCTTGGAGTAAAAGAAGTAAGAGAAAACGATTCAAATGAAATCATTGTCCTTCCTGCGCATGGGGCAACAGAAAGCGAAATAAACGCTTTAGAGAAAAGATTTAAGAAGATTGTTGATGTAACTTGCCCTTTTGTTTTAAGAACTGAAAACCTTATTAGGATGTTAAAAGAAAGCGGATACAAAATTGTCATAGTAGGAGAAAAGCACCACCGTGAGACAAGGGTTTTGAGTAGTATAGCAGAAGATAAATTGCTTTTGGTTGCATCAAGCATGGAAGAATTAGAAACTTTTGAAAACGAAGTTTTTCCTAAAGTTGCTCTTCTCTCTCAATCCACAATTTCAAAAGACCTTGTTATGAAAGTTTCTGAATTTTTTTTAAGACACTCTTTTGAATTCAGATTTTTTGATACGATTTGTCCAGAAACGGTAAAGAGGCAAAACGAGGCATACGATATTGCAAAAAGGGTTGATTGTGTTATTGTTGTAGGTGGGAAAAATTCCTCAAATACACGCAGGCTTGTTGAAATTGCTTCAAGCGTTAACAAAAACACTTATTTTTTAGAAGATGCTTTAGAATTAAATTTTAATGAATTAGCAAAGTGCAGTTCTATTGGCATTCTTTCTGGGACCTCAACCCCTCCTTACATTATTAAAGAAATAATAGATAAATTAAATAACTTGTCGTTGCCATAA
- the rpiB gene encoding ribose 5-phosphate isomerase B, with protein sequence MKIAIGSDHAGFRLKEIVKNFLLTEGFEVEDVGTFTEESVDYPDYAFKVASLVSSGEYPFGILICGTGIGMSISANKVKGIRAALCNDLFTARFSREHNDANILCMGGRVVGEEVAKEIVKTFLSSTFQGGRHKRRVDKISDYESSTHCN encoded by the coding sequence ATGAAAATTGCAATTGGAAGTGACCATGCGGGTTTTAGATTAAAAGAAATAGTTAAAAATTTTTTACTTACAGAAGGTTTTGAAGTAGAAGATGTTGGCACATTTACAGAAGAAAGTGTAGATTACCCAGATTACGCATTTAAAGTGGCAAGTTTAGTGAGTAGTGGGGAATATCCATTTGGTATTCTTATCTGTGGCACAGGTATCGGGATGAGTATCTCTGCAAACAAGGTAAAAGGCATTAGAGCTGCACTCTGTAATGACTTATTTACCGCCCGTTTTTCAAGAGAACATAACGATGCAAACATCCTCTGTATGGGTGGAAGGGTTGTAGGTGAAGAAGTTGCAAAAGAAATTGTAAAAACTTTTTTAAGTTCAACATTCCAAGGTGGAAGGCACAAAAGAAGGGTTGATAAAATTTCCGATTATGAAAGTTCGACACATTGCAATTGA
- a CDS encoding S8 family serine peptidase yields the protein MDLKKAFVGVLLVISLTFSLLPKVTPISAQESKISISFTKEQLSSSNYLNVIVELQDEPVIPYQLKKEGEASLLSIKISEGSGSYEKILTEKQLSLYAEIKKIAPDAKIGYRYQFTYNGFALKVRGSDIEKISKLKGVKKIFPSKTYQISDDVSNSVIGANSMWQMKDAKGNLVDGSGMVIAIIDTGVDYKHPDLGGGFGPNYKVIGGYDFGDKDTDPMDIEGHGTHVAGIAAADGKVKGVAPKAKILAYKIVSGESGNASTENIIAAIERAVKDGASAANLSFGSGSLGTSDPEDPENKAFDNAADAGVLSSVSAGNSGARCQTKPYPLGSPSAARKVISVAASDDGVHPAITIANPEVPESQKTILGNYADLSPKFPKDTDFEVVACGYGRPSDFEGIDVKGKIALVSRGPIGPNALYFRDKDLNAKEAGAVGIIIYNNMPGIVSPTFKVSEGDEKKDYIPAIFITQSEGLLLKDLINKGLKIRFSEVSNLGVVANFTSMGPASDFYFKPELSAPGVAIYSTIPNGEYASWQGTSMAAPHVAGAIALFKQIHPDWKSEDIKAAFMNTATILKNYQNGETFTWTLQGAGRINIPEAVTTPAIVQPYDLLTKVSNLKPFTFTIKNVSDKSLTFNISSEITLGGSDGIEVKFNNNKLTVDKGQSKTFTVNFVVDGGKLSQGPHEGIIWIDSGDKKLHVPFIVWNGDVEVPEKLYDVKASSNVIMPGNAQNNSIDFEFTLGSGSLIPPAEPNERPESSNIIDEIQIRITDLKDNTLGVVYAKSLLFLGHYKFSWDGRDIYGNYFLAEGKYKWVVAAVESNNDQQNPVIQDAAKVEGEFEVKNAPKTKVSIVVAKDTVTQEEVSTVSVKLDTPEKVVGFKGIVFFNANLLKVESVSLGDIVKQENLDKFSYKIDNLTGEIFVDIVAKEGYKITGNGNLLNFSIKGRVSGTSTLGFKESMLVGEDKKDIASVFFPSYITVNKAENPWDLNRDKKVDSEDLKVFSAAFGTEPKDPNYIPLADFNMDGIIDGKDLIVIASHFGESYP from the coding sequence ATGGATTTAAAGAAGGCGTTTGTTGGAGTTTTGTTGGTCATTAGTCTAACTTTTTCTCTTCTTCCGAAAGTTACTCCTATTTCAGCACAAGAATCTAAAATTTCAATCTCATTTACCAAAGAACAACTTTCTTCTTCCAATTATCTTAATGTTATTGTTGAACTTCAAGATGAGCCTGTTATTCCTTATCAATTGAAAAAAGAAGGTGAAGCTTCACTACTCTCAATAAAGATTAGTGAGGGTTCAGGGAGTTATGAAAAAATACTTACCGAGAAACAACTCTCTCTTTATGCTGAGATCAAAAAAATTGCTCCAGATGCTAAAATTGGATATCGTTACCAATTTACTTACAACGGCTTTGCGCTAAAGGTTAGAGGCAGTGATATTGAAAAAATTTCTAAATTAAAAGGTGTAAAAAAGATTTTTCCTTCCAAAACCTACCAGATTTCTGATGATGTGAGTAATTCTGTAATTGGTGCAAATAGCATGTGGCAGATGAAAGATGCAAAAGGGAATCTAGTAGATGGCTCAGGTATGGTTATTGCTATTATCGATACTGGCGTTGATTATAAACATCCAGATCTTGGTGGAGGGTTTGGCCCGAATTACAAGGTAATTGGTGGATACGATTTTGGGGATAAAGATACAGATCCAATGGATATTGAAGGCCATGGGACTCATGTTGCAGGTATTGCTGCAGCAGATGGTAAGGTGAAAGGTGTTGCCCCAAAAGCAAAGATACTTGCTTACAAAATTGTTTCAGGTGAAAGTGGTAATGCCTCAACAGAGAATATCATTGCAGCTATTGAAAGGGCGGTAAAGGATGGCGCTAGTGCTGCAAATTTATCTTTTGGTTCAGGAAGTCTTGGCACATCAGACCCTGAAGACCCTGAAAACAAAGCGTTTGACAATGCAGCAGATGCAGGAGTTCTTTCTTCAGTCTCTGCAGGAAACAGCGGAGCAAGGTGCCAAACAAAGCCATACCCTCTTGGAAGCCCATCTGCTGCAAGAAAAGTAATCTCTGTTGCTGCTTCAGATGATGGGGTACATCCAGCAATAACTATTGCTAATCCAGAAGTTCCTGAATCACAAAAAACTATTTTGGGCAATTATGCTGACCTTTCTCCAAAGTTTCCAAAAGATACCGATTTTGAAGTTGTAGCCTGTGGTTATGGAAGACCATCGGACTTTGAAGGAATAGATGTAAAAGGAAAAATTGCACTTGTAAGCCGTGGACCAATTGGTCCAAATGCATTATACTTTAGAGACAAAGATCTCAATGCAAAAGAAGCAGGAGCTGTTGGTATCATTATCTACAATAATATGCCTGGAATTGTAAGTCCGACTTTTAAAGTATCTGAAGGTGATGAGAAAAAAGATTATATTCCTGCAATCTTCATAACTCAAAGTGAAGGATTATTACTCAAAGATCTCATTAACAAAGGACTAAAAATAAGGTTTAGTGAAGTTTCTAATCTTGGAGTTGTTGCAAATTTTACCTCAATGGGACCAGCTTCTGATTTTTATTTCAAGCCTGAACTTTCAGCACCTGGTGTTGCTATTTATTCTACAATTCCTAATGGTGAATATGCAAGTTGGCAAGGCACTTCAATGGCTGCCCCTCATGTAGCAGGAGCTATTGCCTTGTTTAAACAGATACATCCTGATTGGAAATCAGAAGATATAAAGGCAGCCTTTATGAATACTGCAACGATCCTTAAGAATTACCAAAATGGAGAAACGTTTACCTGGACTTTGCAAGGTGCAGGAAGAATTAATATACCTGAAGCAGTAACTACACCTGCAATTGTTCAACCCTATGATTTACTTACCAAAGTTAGCAACTTAAAGCCTTTTACCTTTACTATTAAAAACGTCTCCGATAAGAGTTTAACTTTTAATATTTCCTCAGAAATTACCTTAGGTGGAAGCGATGGTATTGAGGTAAAATTTAATAATAATAAACTTACAGTGGATAAAGGGCAGAGTAAGACGTTTACTGTAAATTTTGTTGTAGACGGAGGCAAACTTTCCCAAGGTCCTCACGAAGGAATTATTTGGATTGACTCAGGTGATAAAAAGCTACACGTGCCTTTTATTGTTTGGAATGGAGATGTTGAAGTGCCTGAAAAATTATACGATGTAAAGGCTTCTTCCAATGTGATTATGCCAGGCAATGCTCAAAATAACTCAATTGATTTTGAGTTTACATTAGGTTCGGGTTCATTAATTCCTCCTGCAGAACCTAATGAAAGACCAGAAAGCTCAAATATAATTGATGAAATTCAAATAAGAATTACTGATTTGAAAGATAACACTCTTGGAGTAGTTTATGCAAAATCCCTTCTATTTTTGGGTCACTATAAATTTAGTTGGGATGGAAGAGATATATATGGTAACTATTTCCTTGCAGAAGGGAAATATAAATGGGTAGTTGCTGCTGTTGAGTCTAATAACGACCAGCAAAATCCTGTGATTCAGGATGCGGCAAAGGTTGAGGGAGAGTTTGAGGTGAAGAATGCTCCTAAGACAAAAGTTTCAATTGTTGTTGCAAAAGATACCGTAACTCAGGAGGAAGTTTCAACAGTCTCTGTAAAACTTGATACCCCTGAAAAAGTTGTAGGTTTTAAAGGCATAGTATTCTTTAATGCAAATTTGTTGAAAGTTGAAAGTGTTTCATTAGGGGATATTGTGAAGCAGGAAAATTTGGATAAATTTTCTTATAAAATCGATAATTTAACCGGGGAAATATTTGTTGACATAGTAGCAAAGGAAGGATACAAGATAACTGGGAATGGTAATTTACTCAACTTCTCTATTAAAGGAAGAGTTTCAGGAACATCAACACTTGGCTTCAAGGAAAGCATGCTTGTTGGTGAGGATAAGAAAGATATTGCGAGCGTCTTCTTCCCATCGTATATTACTGTCAACAAGGCAGAGAACCCTTGGGATCTAAATAGAGATAAAAAAGTAGATTCAGAAGACCTAAAGGTTTTTAGTGCCGCATTCGGAACTGAACCAAAAGACCCTAATTATATTCCTCTTGCCGACTTTAACATGGATGGAATTATTGATGGAAAGGACCTTATTGTCATAGCCTCCCACTTCGGTGAGAGTTATCCTTAA
- a CDS encoding 1-acyl-sn-glycerol-3-phosphate acyltransferase, with translation MLYNILKIISKIYFKIFYNLKVFGYENLNISTNFIISPNHTHWLDIPLIGAILPKKMYSFAKKELFDNKLTSLILESLGGLPVDRGAVSKTSIENAIEALKKGPLLLFPEGTRSRTGELLKGKRGAIYIATVAKVPIVPVGIVGLGRKFIHVKRTRLAVYIGKPFYPYEVFDPNEKDYYEKATNYLMEQIKECIEELEHLP, from the coding sequence ATGCTTTACAACATTCTAAAAATAATATCTAAGATTTATTTTAAAATCTTCTATAACTTAAAGGTTTTTGGGTATGAGAATCTAAATATTTCTACAAACTTTATTATTTCTCCTAATCATACACATTGGCTTGATATACCTCTTATAGGGGCTATACTTCCAAAGAAGATGTATTCCTTTGCAAAAAAAGAGCTTTTTGACAATAAACTCACCTCTTTAATTTTAGAATCACTTGGAGGGCTTCCTGTAGATAGGGGTGCCGTGAGTAAAACTTCTATAGAAAATGCAATTGAAGCACTAAAAAAGGGACCTCTTCTTCTATTTCCAGAAGGCACTCGTTCAAGAACAGGAGAACTTCTAAAAGGGAAGAGAGGAGCAATATACATTGCAACAGTTGCAAAGGTGCCAATTGTTCCTGTAGGTATTGTGGGCCTTGGAAGAAAATTCATCCATGTAAAAAGGACAAGACTTGCAGTTTATATAGGCAAACCATTTTACCCATACGAAGTATTTGATCCAAACGAAAAAGATTACTATGAAAAAGCAACAAACTATCTTATGGAGCAAATTAAAGAATGCATAGAAGAGTTAGAGCACCTACCATAA
- the cmk gene encoding (d)CMP kinase, translating into MKVRHIAIDGVASSGKTTIGKILAKKLNYEFIDSGLFYRFATYRVIELNKAPLLSISKLSKDKYKEALNGISIDFKDGKLLVDGSYFPLDLLRQQSVDALVSPVSEDGFVRESITNILRNIASNKNVVMVGRDIGSVVLKDAFLKIFLTATLEERASRRFKELLANGVETTFSKVYENLKLRDMIDSGRSIAPLIVPKDAYVIDTTNKTVEEVIELILTFIKSKEYALQHSKNNI; encoded by the coding sequence ATGAAAGTTCGACACATTGCAATTGATGGAGTTGCTTCTTCTGGCAAGACAACTATTGGGAAAATCCTTGCAAAAAAATTAAATTACGAATTTATTGACTCTGGTTTGTTCTATAGATTTGCAACCTACAGGGTTATTGAATTAAATAAGGCCCCTTTACTTAGTATATCAAAACTCAGTAAAGATAAGTATAAAGAAGCTCTTAATGGAATTAGTATAGATTTTAAAGATGGCAAACTCCTTGTAGATGGATCTTATTTTCCGCTTGATTTACTAAGACAACAATCAGTTGATGCACTTGTGTCCCCTGTTTCAGAAGATGGTTTTGTTAGAGAAAGTATAACAAACATACTTAGAAACATAGCGTCCAACAAAAATGTGGTTATGGTGGGGCGTGATATAGGAAGTGTAGTTTTAAAGGATGCTTTTTTAAAAATATTTCTTACGGCAACATTAGAGGAAAGAGCCTCAAGAAGGTTTAAAGAACTTTTAGCAAACGGTGTTGAGACTACTTTTTCAAAAGTTTATGAGAATTTAAAATTGAGGGATATGATTGATTCAGGTAGGTCTATTGCGCCGCTAATAGTTCCAAAAGATGCGTATGTAATAGATACAACGAATAAAACCGTAGAAGAAGTAATAGAACTAATTCTGACATTTATAAAGAGTAAAGAGTATGCTTTACAACATTCTAAAAATAATATCTAA